The proteins below come from a single Sander lucioperca isolate FBNREF2018 chromosome 20, SLUC_FBN_1.2, whole genome shotgun sequence genomic window:
- the ppp6r2a gene encoding serine/threonine-protein phosphatase 6 regulatory subunit 2a isoform X1 has protein sequence MFWKFDLHTTSHIDQLLDREDVTLRELMEEDDVLQECKAQNRRLLLFLSQDHCMQELVRLITTEPPADLEERSRFKFPNIACELLTSDVSIINDKLGADDSLLEVLYHFLEQDPPLNPLLASFFSKTIGNLIARKTEQVITFLKKKEGFIGLVLKHIDASAMMDLLLRLISCVEPAPLRQEVLHWLNEEKLVQRLTELIHTGKDEERQSNASQTLCDIIRLSRDQANQMQENMEADPLLAVLESQESVAGLLKNMFEGERSEASIVNGTQVLLTLLETRRSGLEGLMDLYSQGYERSYTVSSSILNAIEPHIKDFQQLLLDPPKKSAILTTVGVLEQPLGNARLHVARLVAALLQTNALSICQELCNLSTMDLLLDLFFKYSWNNFLHFQVELCVAAILNHPSSEERPNPGLQNHDGNPAASDPEPQGEAVETGRTSDPQTSIHNALVAHLFQKCQLVQRILDAWEENDKIQGEGGTRRGNMGHLTRIANMVVQNLEKGPVQSQITDLIKELPEDCRGRWESFVDETLRETNRRNTVELVSTHNMHSSSEDDDMESPFPNDLSLQQAFSDYQIQQMTANFVDQFGFNDEEFSEHDENINATFDRIAEINFNLDADDNSANAAAFEACCKERIRQFDDAEEEEDIWEEKEMNYATQAKSRTRFGVSQTSENSSRSSMENGGRERDHGSESDEDEDSEQNTSEQNTSEPNTSETDPGWTANFRESGGTAASQTPAQWDSSSRSGTQTQGSGWATFTEFQPFSGTETDPRCSSPVGSGSGDADKQAKQNHEKSDVGASSGAWPVGEGRKAPIVASDSSSSGGSDSEEDDKNAGAPPTTAVVSEMAGAPGNKTADLKSEESLVSLEKLSLSDPLEASEQPAETSPATTQTDRREETPPPQEVSVNGPV, from the exons ATGTTCTGGAAGTTCGACCTGCACACCACCTCCCACATCGACCAGCTGCTGGACAGAGAGGACGTGACGCTGAGAGAGCTGATGGAGGAGGATGACGTCCTGCAGGAGTGCAAGGCCCAAAACCGCaggctgctcctcttcctctcccaggACCACTGCATGCAGGAGCTGGTCCGCCTCATCACCACGGAGCCGCCCGCCGACCTGGAGGAGAGGAGCCGCTTTAA GTTTCCCAACATTGCTTGTGAGCTCCTGACATCAGACGTGTCCATTATCAACGATAAGCTGGGTGCAGACGACTCTCTCCTTGAGGTGCTCTATCACTTCCTGGAGCAGGACCCCCCCCTCAACCCGCTACTGGCCAGCTTCTTTAGCAAAACCATTGGCAATCTCATTGCCAGGAAAACCGAAcag GTGATTACCTTTCTAAAGAAAAAGGAAGGCTTCATTGGTCTGGTGCTGAAACATATTGACGCCTCTGCCATGATGGACCTGCTGCTTCGCCTCATCAGTTGTGTGGAGCCTGCCCCCTTGAGGCAGGAGGTCCTCCAT TGGCTGAATGAGGAGAAGTTGGTACAAAGACTCACAGAGCTCATCCATACTGGCAAAGATGAGGAG AGACAATCAAATGCATCCCAAACGCTTTGTGACATCATCCGCCTTAGTCGAGACCAGGCCAATCAGATGCAGGAGAATATGGAGGCCGACCCGCTATTGGCTGTACTAGAGTC GCAGGAGAGTGTAGCGGGGCTCCTGAAGAACATGTTTGAAGGGGAGAGGAGTGAGGCCTCCATTGTTAACGGAACTCAAGTGCTACTTACCTTACTGGAGACCAGGAGGTCTGG GTTGGAAGGGCTGATGGATCTGTATTCTCAGGGTTATGAAAGGTCTTACACTGTCAGCAGCAGTATTTTAAATGCCATTGAGCCCCATATAAAGGACTTCCAGCAGCTTCTTCTAGATCCCCCCAAG AAAAGTGCAATATTGACGACCGTTGGCGTTCTAGAGCAGCCGCTGGGGAACGCCCGCCTTCACGTGGCCCGGCTGGTGGCCGCCCTGCTGCAGACCAATGCCCTCAGTATCTGCCAGGAGCTCTGCAATCTCTCCACCATGGACCTACTACTG GATCTGTTCTTCAAATACTCCTGGAATAACTTTTTGCACTTCCAAGTGGAGCTGTGTGTGGCGGCTATCCTGAACCATCCTTCCTCGGAGGAGCGGCCCAACCCGGGCCTCCAGAACCACGATGGGAATCCCGCAGCATCGGACCCTGAGCCGCAGGgggaggcggtggagacaggcaGGACTAGTGACCCACAGACCTCCATCCACAATGCCCTCGTAGCGCAT CTTTTCCAGAAGTGTCAACTGGTACAGAGGATCCTTGACGCCTGGGAGGAGAATGATAAAATACA GGGTGAGGGTGGCACCAGGAGAGGCAACATGGGTCATCTCACCAGAATCGCCAACATGGTGGTCCAGAACCTGGAGAAAGGACCAGTACAGTCCCAGATCACCGACCTCATCAAAG AGCTGCCAGAAGACTGCAGAGGCCGCTGGGAGAGCTTCGTGGACGAGACCCTGCGAGAGACTAACCGGAGGAACACGGTGGAGCTG GTAAGCACCCACAACATGCACTCGTCCAGTGAAGACGACGACATGGAGAGCCCGTTCCCCAACGACCTGTCTCTCCAGCAG GCCTTCTCTGACTATCAGATCCAACAGATGACTGCCAACTTTGTGGATCAGTTTGGCTTCAATGACGAGGAGTTCAGCGAGCATGATGAAAATATCAA TGCCACATTTGACCGAATTGCCGAAATAAACTTCAATCTAGATGCTGATGATAATAGT GCCAATGCGGCTGCGTTTGAAGCCTGCTGTAAAGAGAGGATACGCCAGTTTGATGatgctgaagaggaagaggacatttgggaggagaaggagatgaACTATGCAACACAAGCTAAATCCAGAACAAG GTTTGGGGTCTCCCAAACCTCCGAGAACAGCTCCAGGAGCAGCATGGAGAACGGAGGCAGGGAGCGGGACCACGGTTCTGAATCTGATGAGGACGAGGACTCTGAGCAGAACACATCTGAGCAGAACACATCTGAGCCCAACACGTCAGAAACAG ATCCAGGCTGGACAGCAAATTTCAGGGAGTCTGGAGGGACTGCAGCATCCCAAACCCCAGCCCAGTGGGACAGCTCGTCTAGGAGTGGAACACAGACGCAGGGAAGTGGCTGGGCCACCTTCACTGAGTTCCAGCCTTTCTCTGG TACGGAGACTGATCCCAGGTGCAGCTCTCCGGTGGGCTCGGGCAGCGGCGATGCCGATAAACAAGCCAAACAAAACCACGAGAAGAGTG ACGTTGGTGCCTCCTCTGGTGCCTGGCCGGtgggagaggggaggaaggcTCCCATCGTGGCCTCAGACAGCAGCTCCTCCGGGGGATCCGACAGCGAGGAGGACGACAAAAACGCCGGCGCTCCTCCCACCACCGCCGTCGTCTCGGAAATGGCCGGCGCCCCCGGCAACAAGACAGCTGACCTCAAAAG
- the cbll1 gene encoding E3 ubiquitin-protein ligase Hakai isoform X1: MDQSADNDLQGSDGSGILGGPDVRRRIPIKLISKQPIRSKPQPRTQRPSSRPCKSEAGEDDTFGFKQEERFDCGAKAGDVFATQRRFPQALFWDYKLNLIGERDEVPIHFCDKCGLPIQLYGRMIPCKHVFCYDCALLHEKKGEKMCPGLTMYNCTDPVQRIEQSQRGALYMCSVVPGCKRTYLSQRDLQAHVNHRHMRAKSSAGRQEPVHLPPASEVPDRFRVPPPHLPKNHVHLPNPLQHGGHDPYSQPPPPTAHEAPPPTALGPETFRIATVTTRKHSNLITVPIQDDSSSREPLSGGPGPSQPPHHHPGDYPGQPPVVSHSHHMMAPPQQHFGPPPPPPPPISHPMQHPPQASGTPHMVYNQAPPPPMSTAPPPITPPPGHIMGQMPPYMNHPPPGPPPQHSGPPVNAPPPHHYNPNSMQQFPEDQGTLSPPFSQPGGLSPGMWPAPRGPPPPRMQGPPPQGQMPGPHHPDQGRYRPYYQ; this comes from the exons ATGGACCAAAGCG CAGACAATGATCTTCAAGGAAGTGATGGTTCTGGGATTTTGGGTGGCCCAGATGTTCGCAGACGAATCCCCATCAAGCTCATATCTAAGCAGCCCATAAGGAGCAAACCTCAGCCCCGCACCCAGAGACCCAGCAGCAGGCCATGTAAAAGTGAGGCTGGAGAAGATG ATACCTTTGGCTTCAAGCAAGAGGAGAGGTTTGATTGTGGAGCTAAAGCTGGTGATGTGTTTGCAACTCAGAGGAGATTCCCCCAGGCACTGTTTTGGGACTATAAG ttaAATTTGATTGGAGAAAGAGATGAAGTACCAATTCACTTTTGTGATAAATGTGGTCTTCCTATCCAGCTATATGGACGAATG ATCCCCTGCAAACATGTTTTCTGTTATGACTGTGCTTTGCTCCATGAGAAGAAAGGAGAAAAGATGTGCCCTGG CCTCACAATGTACAACTGTACAGACCCAGTGCAGCGCATCGAACAAAGCCAGCGGGGTGCCCTCTACATGTGCAGTGTTGTGCCGGGATGCAAACGTACCTACCTGTCCCAGCGTGACCTGCAGGCCCATGTCAACCACCGCCACATGAGGGCTAAGTCTTCCGCTGGCCGACAGGAGCCTGTGCACCTGCCCCCTGCATCCGAGGTCCCGGACCGTTTCCGCGTGCCTCCACCTCACCTACCCAAGAACCACGTGCACCTCCCAAACCCGCTCCAGCACGGTGGTCATGATCCCTACAGTCAGCCGCCCCCACCTACAGCTCACGAAGCCCCGCCCCCGACCGCTCTTGGTCCCGAGACATTCCGCATTGCCACGGTAACAACCCGTAAGCACAGCAATCTCATCACCGTGCCCATCCAAGATGACTCCTCCTCTCGGGAGCCCCTCTCTGGTGGGCCAGGCCCCAGTCAGCCACCCCACCACCACCCCGGGGACTATCCTGGGCAGCCGCCTGTAGTGTCCCACTCTCACCACATGATGGCCCCGCCGCAGCAGCACTTCGGCCCGCCACCTCCCCCGCCTCCTCCTATCAGCCACCCCATGCAGCATCCTCCCCAGGCCTCTGGTACACCACATATGGTGTACAACCAGGCCCCTCCGCCCCCCATGTCCACAGCTCCACCACCCATCACCCCACCACCAGGGCACATCATGGGCCAGATGCCCCCCTATATGAACCACCCGCCCCCTGGGCCTCCACCACAGCACAGTGGCCCTCCTGTCAACGCCCCCCCACCTCATCATTACAACCCCAACTCCATGCAGCAGTTCCCTGAAGACCAGGGCACCCTCAGTCCCCCGTTCAGCCAGCCAGGAGGGCTCAGTCCTGGGATGTGGCCCGCTCCAAGAGGGCCCCCACCTCCACGAATGCAGGGCCCTCCTCCCCAGGGCCAGATGCCCGGACCACACCATCCAGATCAGGGCCGCTACCGGCCTTACTATCAGTAA
- the cbll1 gene encoding E3 ubiquitin-protein ligase Hakai isoform X2 encodes MDQSDNDLQGSDGSGILGGPDVRRRIPIKLISKQPIRSKPQPRTQRPSSRPCKSEAGEDDTFGFKQEERFDCGAKAGDVFATQRRFPQALFWDYKLNLIGERDEVPIHFCDKCGLPIQLYGRMIPCKHVFCYDCALLHEKKGEKMCPGLTMYNCTDPVQRIEQSQRGALYMCSVVPGCKRTYLSQRDLQAHVNHRHMRAKSSAGRQEPVHLPPASEVPDRFRVPPPHLPKNHVHLPNPLQHGGHDPYSQPPPPTAHEAPPPTALGPETFRIATVTTRKHSNLITVPIQDDSSSREPLSGGPGPSQPPHHHPGDYPGQPPVVSHSHHMMAPPQQHFGPPPPPPPPISHPMQHPPQASGTPHMVYNQAPPPPMSTAPPPITPPPGHIMGQMPPYMNHPPPGPPPQHSGPPVNAPPPHHYNPNSMQQFPEDQGTLSPPFSQPGGLSPGMWPAPRGPPPPRMQGPPPQGQMPGPHHPDQGRYRPYYQ; translated from the exons ATGGACCAAAGCG ACAATGATCTTCAAGGAAGTGATGGTTCTGGGATTTTGGGTGGCCCAGATGTTCGCAGACGAATCCCCATCAAGCTCATATCTAAGCAGCCCATAAGGAGCAAACCTCAGCCCCGCACCCAGAGACCCAGCAGCAGGCCATGTAAAAGTGAGGCTGGAGAAGATG ATACCTTTGGCTTCAAGCAAGAGGAGAGGTTTGATTGTGGAGCTAAAGCTGGTGATGTGTTTGCAACTCAGAGGAGATTCCCCCAGGCACTGTTTTGGGACTATAAG ttaAATTTGATTGGAGAAAGAGATGAAGTACCAATTCACTTTTGTGATAAATGTGGTCTTCCTATCCAGCTATATGGACGAATG ATCCCCTGCAAACATGTTTTCTGTTATGACTGTGCTTTGCTCCATGAGAAGAAAGGAGAAAAGATGTGCCCTGG CCTCACAATGTACAACTGTACAGACCCAGTGCAGCGCATCGAACAAAGCCAGCGGGGTGCCCTCTACATGTGCAGTGTTGTGCCGGGATGCAAACGTACCTACCTGTCCCAGCGTGACCTGCAGGCCCATGTCAACCACCGCCACATGAGGGCTAAGTCTTCCGCTGGCCGACAGGAGCCTGTGCACCTGCCCCCTGCATCCGAGGTCCCGGACCGTTTCCGCGTGCCTCCACCTCACCTACCCAAGAACCACGTGCACCTCCCAAACCCGCTCCAGCACGGTGGTCATGATCCCTACAGTCAGCCGCCCCCACCTACAGCTCACGAAGCCCCGCCCCCGACCGCTCTTGGTCCCGAGACATTCCGCATTGCCACGGTAACAACCCGTAAGCACAGCAATCTCATCACCGTGCCCATCCAAGATGACTCCTCCTCTCGGGAGCCCCTCTCTGGTGGGCCAGGCCCCAGTCAGCCACCCCACCACCACCCCGGGGACTATCCTGGGCAGCCGCCTGTAGTGTCCCACTCTCACCACATGATGGCCCCGCCGCAGCAGCACTTCGGCCCGCCACCTCCCCCGCCTCCTCCTATCAGCCACCCCATGCAGCATCCTCCCCAGGCCTCTGGTACACCACATATGGTGTACAACCAGGCCCCTCCGCCCCCCATGTCCACAGCTCCACCACCCATCACCCCACCACCAGGGCACATCATGGGCCAGATGCCCCCCTATATGAACCACCCGCCCCCTGGGCCTCCACCACAGCACAGTGGCCCTCCTGTCAACGCCCCCCCACCTCATCATTACAACCCCAACTCCATGCAGCAGTTCCCTGAAGACCAGGGCACCCTCAGTCCCCCGTTCAGCCAGCCAGGAGGGCTCAGTCCTGGGATGTGGCCCGCTCCAAGAGGGCCCCCACCTCCACGAATGCAGGGCCCTCCTCCCCAGGGCCAGATGCCCGGACCACACCATCCAGATCAGGGCCGCTACCGGCCTTACTATCAGTAA
- the ppp6r2a gene encoding serine/threonine-protein phosphatase 6 regulatory subunit 2a isoform X2, which translates to MFWKFDLHTTSHIDQLLDREDVTLRELMEEDDVLQECKAQNRRLLLFLSQDHCMQELVRLITTEPPADLEERSRFKFPNIACELLTSDVSIINDKLGADDSLLEVLYHFLEQDPPLNPLLASFFSKTIGNLIARKTEQVITFLKKKEGFIGLVLKHIDASAMMDLLLRLISCVEPAPLRQEVLHWLNEEKLVQRLTELIHTGKDEERQSNASQTLCDIIRLSRDQANQMQENMEADPLLAVLESQESVAGLLKNMFEGERSEASIVNGTQVLLTLLETRRSGLEGLMDLYSQGYERSYTVSSSILNAIEPHIKDFQQLLLDPPKKSAILTTVGVLEQPLGNARLHVARLVAALLQTNALSICQELCNLSTMDLLLDLFFKYSWNNFLHFQVELCVAAILNHPSSEERPNPGLQNHDGNPAASDPEPQGEAVETGRTSDPQTSIHNALVAHLFQKCQLVQRILDAWEENDKIQGEGGTRRGNMGHLTRIANMVVQNLEKGPVQSQITDLIKELPEDCRGRWESFVDETLRETNRRNTVELVSTHNMHSSSEDDDMESPFPNDLSLQQIQQMTANFVDQFGFNDEEFSEHDENINATFDRIAEINFNLDADDNSANAAAFEACCKERIRQFDDAEEEEDIWEEKEMNYATQAKSRTRFGVSQTSENSSRSSMENGGRERDHGSESDEDEDSEQNTSEQNTSEPNTSETDPGWTANFRESGGTAASQTPAQWDSSSRSGTQTQGSGWATFTEFQPFSGTETDPRCSSPVGSGSGDADKQAKQNHEKSDVGASSGAWPVGEGRKAPIVASDSSSSGGSDSEEDDKNAGAPPTTAVVSEMAGAPGNKTADLKSEESLVSLEKLSLSDPLEASEQPAETSPATTQTDRREETPPPQEVSVNGPV; encoded by the exons ATGTTCTGGAAGTTCGACCTGCACACCACCTCCCACATCGACCAGCTGCTGGACAGAGAGGACGTGACGCTGAGAGAGCTGATGGAGGAGGATGACGTCCTGCAGGAGTGCAAGGCCCAAAACCGCaggctgctcctcttcctctcccaggACCACTGCATGCAGGAGCTGGTCCGCCTCATCACCACGGAGCCGCCCGCCGACCTGGAGGAGAGGAGCCGCTTTAA GTTTCCCAACATTGCTTGTGAGCTCCTGACATCAGACGTGTCCATTATCAACGATAAGCTGGGTGCAGACGACTCTCTCCTTGAGGTGCTCTATCACTTCCTGGAGCAGGACCCCCCCCTCAACCCGCTACTGGCCAGCTTCTTTAGCAAAACCATTGGCAATCTCATTGCCAGGAAAACCGAAcag GTGATTACCTTTCTAAAGAAAAAGGAAGGCTTCATTGGTCTGGTGCTGAAACATATTGACGCCTCTGCCATGATGGACCTGCTGCTTCGCCTCATCAGTTGTGTGGAGCCTGCCCCCTTGAGGCAGGAGGTCCTCCAT TGGCTGAATGAGGAGAAGTTGGTACAAAGACTCACAGAGCTCATCCATACTGGCAAAGATGAGGAG AGACAATCAAATGCATCCCAAACGCTTTGTGACATCATCCGCCTTAGTCGAGACCAGGCCAATCAGATGCAGGAGAATATGGAGGCCGACCCGCTATTGGCTGTACTAGAGTC GCAGGAGAGTGTAGCGGGGCTCCTGAAGAACATGTTTGAAGGGGAGAGGAGTGAGGCCTCCATTGTTAACGGAACTCAAGTGCTACTTACCTTACTGGAGACCAGGAGGTCTGG GTTGGAAGGGCTGATGGATCTGTATTCTCAGGGTTATGAAAGGTCTTACACTGTCAGCAGCAGTATTTTAAATGCCATTGAGCCCCATATAAAGGACTTCCAGCAGCTTCTTCTAGATCCCCCCAAG AAAAGTGCAATATTGACGACCGTTGGCGTTCTAGAGCAGCCGCTGGGGAACGCCCGCCTTCACGTGGCCCGGCTGGTGGCCGCCCTGCTGCAGACCAATGCCCTCAGTATCTGCCAGGAGCTCTGCAATCTCTCCACCATGGACCTACTACTG GATCTGTTCTTCAAATACTCCTGGAATAACTTTTTGCACTTCCAAGTGGAGCTGTGTGTGGCGGCTATCCTGAACCATCCTTCCTCGGAGGAGCGGCCCAACCCGGGCCTCCAGAACCACGATGGGAATCCCGCAGCATCGGACCCTGAGCCGCAGGgggaggcggtggagacaggcaGGACTAGTGACCCACAGACCTCCATCCACAATGCCCTCGTAGCGCAT CTTTTCCAGAAGTGTCAACTGGTACAGAGGATCCTTGACGCCTGGGAGGAGAATGATAAAATACA GGGTGAGGGTGGCACCAGGAGAGGCAACATGGGTCATCTCACCAGAATCGCCAACATGGTGGTCCAGAACCTGGAGAAAGGACCAGTACAGTCCCAGATCACCGACCTCATCAAAG AGCTGCCAGAAGACTGCAGAGGCCGCTGGGAGAGCTTCGTGGACGAGACCCTGCGAGAGACTAACCGGAGGAACACGGTGGAGCTG GTAAGCACCCACAACATGCACTCGTCCAGTGAAGACGACGACATGGAGAGCCCGTTCCCCAACGACCTGTCTCTCCAGCAG ATCCAACAGATGACTGCCAACTTTGTGGATCAGTTTGGCTTCAATGACGAGGAGTTCAGCGAGCATGATGAAAATATCAA TGCCACATTTGACCGAATTGCCGAAATAAACTTCAATCTAGATGCTGATGATAATAGT GCCAATGCGGCTGCGTTTGAAGCCTGCTGTAAAGAGAGGATACGCCAGTTTGATGatgctgaagaggaagaggacatttgggaggagaaggagatgaACTATGCAACACAAGCTAAATCCAGAACAAG GTTTGGGGTCTCCCAAACCTCCGAGAACAGCTCCAGGAGCAGCATGGAGAACGGAGGCAGGGAGCGGGACCACGGTTCTGAATCTGATGAGGACGAGGACTCTGAGCAGAACACATCTGAGCAGAACACATCTGAGCCCAACACGTCAGAAACAG ATCCAGGCTGGACAGCAAATTTCAGGGAGTCTGGAGGGACTGCAGCATCCCAAACCCCAGCCCAGTGGGACAGCTCGTCTAGGAGTGGAACACAGACGCAGGGAAGTGGCTGGGCCACCTTCACTGAGTTCCAGCCTTTCTCTGG TACGGAGACTGATCCCAGGTGCAGCTCTCCGGTGGGCTCGGGCAGCGGCGATGCCGATAAACAAGCCAAACAAAACCACGAGAAGAGTG ACGTTGGTGCCTCCTCTGGTGCCTGGCCGGtgggagaggggaggaaggcTCCCATCGTGGCCTCAGACAGCAGCTCCTCCGGGGGATCCGACAGCGAGGAGGACGACAAAAACGCCGGCGCTCCTCCCACCACCGCCGTCGTCTCGGAAATGGCCGGCGCCCCCGGCAACAAGACAGCTGACCTCAAAAG